A region of Rhizorhabdus wittichii RW1 DNA encodes the following proteins:
- a CDS encoding protein of unknown function DUF477 (PFAM: protein of unknown function DUF477) → MKRLALSCAALLLVADPMPATAAHWWEAGPPLPAQTGRVTDEARLLPPAVARDIDRRLARLEATTGHQFVVLTVPSLRGQRIEDFGTRVGRSWGVGRKGIDDGVLLIVAPNERKVRIEVGYGLEKALSDPVCATIIRDTILPRFRKGDMAGGISAGVNAIIARIGK, encoded by the coding sequence ATGAAGCGGCTCGCGCTGTCGTGCGCGGCGCTGCTTCTGGTCGCGGACCCCATGCCTGCGACGGCAGCCCATTGGTGGGAAGCGGGACCGCCGCTGCCGGCGCAGACGGGACGGGTGACCGACGAGGCCCGCTTGCTGCCGCCCGCCGTCGCCCGCGACATCGATCGGCGGCTCGCTCGATTGGAGGCGACCACGGGCCATCAGTTCGTTGTGCTGACAGTGCCCAGCCTGCGCGGCCAGCGGATCGAGGATTTCGGGACTAGGGTCGGACGAAGCTGGGGAGTGGGCCGCAAGGGCATCGACGACGGCGTGCTGCTGATCGTCGCGCCGAACGAGCGGAAGGTGCGGATCGAGGTGGGCTACGGCCTGGAGAAAGCGCTCAGCGATCCGGTCTGCGCGACGATCATCCGCGACACGATCCTGCCGCGCTTTCGGAAGGGCGACATGGCCGGCGGAATCAGCGCGGGCGTGAACGCCATCATCGCGCGGATCGGCAAATAG
- a CDS encoding methylthioadenosine phosphorylase (TIGRFAM: methylthioadenosine phosphorylase~PFAM: purine phosphorylase, family 2), with protein sequence MISNRLGLIGGSGLYRMPALSDGEWIAVDTAWGPPSDSLLLGTIAGREVAFLPRHGRGHRIAPHEVNYRANIAALKAAGCTEILAVSAVGGFHGDVPPGSFVLVDQYVDRTIRGGRSFFGDGIVAHAAFGHPTCSRLGAVVAGALAEEGGPHRIGGTMLVIEGPQFSTRAESLLHKGWGCDVVGMTGLPEARLAREAELCYASVAMVTDDDAWSDTHVDVASVIAIMEANVARAQALVEAVAAGTQGGTHCPQGCDHALDGAVITAPSAWPAATKRRLATLLPRLFG encoded by the coding sequence ATGATCAGCAACCGTCTCGGCCTGATCGGGGGCAGCGGGCTCTATCGGATGCCGGCGCTGTCGGACGGCGAATGGATCGCGGTCGACACCGCCTGGGGGCCGCCATCGGACTCGCTGCTGCTCGGCACGATCGCGGGCCGCGAGGTGGCGTTCCTGCCGCGCCACGGCCGGGGCCACCGCATCGCCCCGCATGAGGTCAACTACCGCGCCAATATCGCCGCGCTGAAGGCGGCGGGCTGCACCGAGATACTGGCGGTGTCGGCGGTCGGCGGCTTCCACGGGGACGTGCCGCCGGGCAGCTTCGTGCTGGTCGACCAATATGTCGACCGCACGATCCGTGGCGGGCGCAGCTTCTTCGGTGACGGCATCGTCGCCCACGCCGCCTTCGGCCACCCGACCTGCTCGCGCCTCGGCGCGGTCGTGGCCGGCGCGCTGGCGGAAGAGGGCGGGCCCCACAGGATCGGCGGCACGATGCTGGTGATCGAAGGGCCGCAATTCTCGACCCGCGCTGAATCGCTGCTGCACAAGGGGTGGGGGTGCGACGTCGTCGGCATGACCGGCCTGCCCGAGGCGCGCCTCGCCCGCGAGGCCGAGCTTTGCTATGCCAGCGTCGCGATGGTGACCGACGACGACGCCTGGTCGGACACCCATGTCGACGTCGCCTCGGTGATCGCGATCATGGAGGCCAATGTCGCCCGCGCCCAGGCGCTGGTGGAGGCGGTCGCGGCCGGGACGCAAGGCGGCACCCATTGCCCGCAGGGCTGCGACCATGCGCTCGACGGCGCGGTGATCACGGCGCCTTCCGCCTGGCCCGCCGCGACGAAACGGCGGCTGGCGACGCTGCTGCCCCGGTTGTTCGGATGA